One Hordeum vulgare subsp. vulgare chromosome 4H, MorexV3_pseudomolecules_assembly, whole genome shotgun sequence DNA window includes the following coding sequences:
- the LOC123450089 gene encoding germin-like protein 8-5, which produces MASSPTFLLLVALFALISWQAVASDPGPLQDFCVADMHSPVRVNGFVCKNPMDVNADDFFKAAALDKPRVTNKVGSNVTLINVMQIAGLNTLGISIARIDYAPLGQNPPHTHPRATEILTVLEGTLYVGFVTSNLPAPNRNKFLSKVLNKGDVFVFPVGLIHFQFNPNPHQPAVAIAALSSQNPGAITIANAVFGSDPTISDDVLAKAFQVEKNTIDWLQAQFWENNQN; this is translated from the exons ATGGCATCCTCCCCTACCTTCCTTCTCCTCGTTGCTCTTTTCGCCTTGATCTCATGGCAGGCTGTTGCCTCCGACCCTGGCCCGCTCCAGGACTTTTGTGTTGCCGACATGCATTCACCAG TGCGTGTCAATGGGTTTGTTTGCAAGAACCCGATGGATGTCAACGCTGATGACTTCTTCAAGGCAGCCGCCCTCGACAAGCCTAGGGTGACCAACAAGGTTGGGTCCAACGTTACCTTGATCAACGTCATGCAGATTGCTGGACTCAACACCCTCGGCATCTCAATTGCACGCATCGACTATGCTCCTTTGGGTCAGAACCCACCACACACGCACCCTCGTGCCACTGAGATCCTCACGGTACTCGAGGGGACACTGTATGTCGGATTTGTCACGTCCAACCTGCCCGCCCCCAACAGAAACAAGTTCCTCTCCAAGGTGCTCAACAAAGGTGATGTGTTTGTCTTCCCCGTGGGGCTCATTCACTTTCAGTTCAACCCCAACCCCCACCAGCCCGCCGTTGCCATTGCCGCGCTCAGCAGCCAGAACCCAGGGGCTATCACAATTGCCAATGCTGTTTTTGGGTCAGACCCAACAATATCAGATGATGTTCTTGCCAAGGCGTTTCAGGTGGAAAAGAATACAATAGATTGGCTCCAGGCTCAGTTCTGGGAGAACAACCAAAACTAA